A portion of the Carcharodon carcharias isolate sCarCar2 chromosome 18, sCarCar2.pri, whole genome shotgun sequence genome contains these proteins:
- the LOC121290823 gene encoding 3 beta-hydroxysteroid dehydrogenase/Delta 5-->4-isomerase-like isoform X3, giving the protein MPAVGEIYLVTGGHGFLGQEVIKLLIEENRDLSEVRILDKVIQQNFIESLQACKTKIKLTVFKGDVRNKEILQKACQGLTCVIHTASVIDIWGYISNEELESINVEGTRLLLDACIQQNVKYFIYTSSVEVVGPNARGDPICNGDEDTVYLGKLRFQYSRTKYAAEQLVLSTNGCLLPNGEQIITCALRPMFIYGENCRFMKSHLDEAIINGDVLQRNSKKQALVNPVYVGNVAWAHVLVARAMKDKDKKKIVCGKFYYITDDTPHMSYSDFNHELMGPLGFTIPDKLNMPLLFMYVTAFILEIVQFLLKPFIRYIPKTNRHFITMLNTKFTFTSHKARNDFDYIPRYSWEVVKKQTTAWLASIVQERRDILNKK; this is encoded by the exons ATGCCTGCTGTTGGAGAAATCTACCTCGTTACTGGAGGCCACGGATTTCTTGGACAAGAAGTCATAAAACTTCTGATTGAAGAAAATCGTGATCTCTCAGAAGTCAGGATATTGGACAAGGTGATACAACAAAACTTTATTGAAAGTTTGCAAG catgTAAAACGAA AATTAAACTGACGGTTTTCAAAGGAGATGTGAGAAATAAAGAGATCCTGCAGAAAGCCTGCCAAGGACTGACCTGTGTTATTCACACTGCTTCTGTGATTGATATCTGGGGTTACATCAGCAATGAAGAACTAGAATCTATCAACGTTGAAG GAACTCGTCTTTTATTAGACGCCTGTATTCAGCAGAATGTGAAATATTTTATCTACACCAGCAGTGTAGAGGTAGTTGGGCCAAATGCAAGAGGTGATCCTATCTGTAATGGCGATGAAGATACGGTCTACCTTGGCAAGCTAAGATTTCAGTACAGCAGAACAAAATATGCAGCAGAACAATTAGTCCTGTCAACAAATGGATGCCTTCTACCTAATGGTGAGCAGATCATAACATGTGCCTTACGCCCCATGTTTATCTATGGAGAAAACTGCCGCTTTATGAAAAGCCACTTGGATGAAGCAATCATCAATGGAGATGTTCTGCAGAGAAACTCCAAGAAGCAAGCTCTTGTGAACCCAGTTTACGTTGGCAATGTAGCTTGGGCTCATGTTTTAGTGGCCAGAGCTATGAAAGACAAGGACAAGAAAAAAATTGTTTGTGGAAAGTTCTATTACATCACAGATGACACCCCACACATGAGCTACTCAGATTTTAACCATGAGTTGATGGGCCCACTTGGGTTTACAATTCCAGATAAGCTTAACATGCCTCTGCTGTTCATGTATGTCACAGCTTTCATACTGGAGATAGTGCAGTTTTTGCTAAAGCCATTTATCAGATATATTCCCAAAACAAACCGACACTTCATTACAATGCTCAACACAAAATTCACCTTTACTAGCCACAAAGCCCGCAACGATTTTGACTACATACCACGTTACAGTTGGGAGGTAGTTAAAAAGCAGACCACTGCCTGGTTGGCTTCAATTGTACAAGAACGGAGAGACAtcttaaataaaaaataa
- the LOC121290823 gene encoding 3 beta-hydroxysteroid dehydrogenase/Delta 5-->4-isomerase-like isoform X4, with translation MPAVGEIYLVTGGHGFLGQEVIKLLIEENRDLSEVRILDKVIQQNFIESLQARTSRIKLTVFKGDVRNKEILQKACQGLTCVIHTASVIDIWGYISNEELESINVEGTRLLLDACIQQNVKYFIYTSSVEVVGPNARGDPICNGDEDTVYLGKLRFQYSRTKYAAEQLVLSTNGCLLPNGEQIITCALRPMFIYGENCRFMKSHLDEAIINGDVLQRNSKKQALVNPVYVGNVAWAHVLVARAMKDKDKKKIVCGKFYYITDDTPHMSYSDFNHELMGPLGFTIPDKLNMPLLFMYVTAFILEIVQFLLKPFIRYIPKTNRHFITMLNTKFTFTSHKARNDFDYIPRYSWEVVKKQTTAWLASIVQERRDILNKK, from the exons ATGCCTGCTGTTGGAGAAATCTACCTCGTTACTGGAGGCCACGGATTTCTTGGACAAGAAGTCATAAAACTTCTGATTGAAGAAAATCGTGATCTCTCAGAAGTCAGGATATTGGACAAGGTGATACAACAAAACTTTATTGAAAGTTTGCAAG CAAGAACaa GCAGAATTAAACTGACGGTTTTCAAAGGAGATGTGAGAAATAAAGAGATCCTGCAGAAAGCCTGCCAAGGACTGACCTGTGTTATTCACACTGCTTCTGTGATTGATATCTGGGGTTACATCAGCAATGAAGAACTAGAATCTATCAACGTTGAAG GAACTCGTCTTTTATTAGACGCCTGTATTCAGCAGAATGTGAAATATTTTATCTACACCAGCAGTGTAGAGGTAGTTGGGCCAAATGCAAGAGGTGATCCTATCTGTAATGGCGATGAAGATACGGTCTACCTTGGCAAGCTAAGATTTCAGTACAGCAGAACAAAATATGCAGCAGAACAATTAGTCCTGTCAACAAATGGATGCCTTCTACCTAATGGTGAGCAGATCATAACATGTGCCTTACGCCCCATGTTTATCTATGGAGAAAACTGCCGCTTTATGAAAAGCCACTTGGATGAAGCAATCATCAATGGAGATGTTCTGCAGAGAAACTCCAAGAAGCAAGCTCTTGTGAACCCAGTTTACGTTGGCAATGTAGCTTGGGCTCATGTTTTAGTGGCCAGAGCTATGAAAGACAAGGACAAGAAAAAAATTGTTTGTGGAAAGTTCTATTACATCACAGATGACACCCCACACATGAGCTACTCAGATTTTAACCATGAGTTGATGGGCCCACTTGGGTTTACAATTCCAGATAAGCTTAACATGCCTCTGCTGTTCATGTATGTCACAGCTTTCATACTGGAGATAGTGCAGTTTTTGCTAAAGCCATTTATCAGATATATTCCCAAAACAAACCGACACTTCATTACAATGCTCAACACAAAATTCACCTTTACTAGCCACAAAGCCCGCAACGATTTTGACTACATACCACGTTACAGTTGGGAGGTAGTTAAAAAGCAGACCACTGCCTGGTTGGCTTCAATTGTACAAGAACGGAGAGACAtcttaaataaaaaataa
- the LOC121290823 gene encoding 3 beta-hydroxysteroid dehydrogenase/Delta 5-->4-isomerase-like isoform X1 has product MPAVGEIYLVTGGHGFLGQEVIKLLIEENRDLSEVRILDKVIQQNFIESLQALAGGRIKLTVFKGDVRNKEILQKACQGLTCVIHTASVIDIWGYISNEELESINVEGTRLLLDACIQQNVKYFIYTSSVEVVGPNARGDPICNGDEDTVYLGKLRFQYSRTKYAAEQLVLSTNGCLLPNGEQIITCALRPMFIYGENCRFMKSHLDEAIINGDVLQRNSKKQALVNPVYVGNVAWAHVLVARAMKDKDKKKIVCGKFYYITDDTPHMSYSDFNHELMGPLGFTIPDKLNMPLLFMYVTAFILEIVQFLLKPFIRYIPKTNRHFITMLNTKFTFTSHKARNDFDYIPRYSWEVVKKQTTAWLASIVQERRDILNKK; this is encoded by the exons ATGCCTGCTGTTGGAGAAATCTACCTCGTTACTGGAGGCCACGGATTTCTTGGACAAGAAGTCATAAAACTTCTGATTGAAGAAAATCGTGATCTCTCAGAAGTCAGGATATTGGACAAGGTGATACAACAAAACTTTATTGAAAGTTTGCAAG CATTGGCTGGAGGCAGAATTAAACTGACGGTTTTCAAAGGAGATGTGAGAAATAAAGAGATCCTGCAGAAAGCCTGCCAAGGACTGACCTGTGTTATTCACACTGCTTCTGTGATTGATATCTGGGGTTACATCAGCAATGAAGAACTAGAATCTATCAACGTTGAAG GAACTCGTCTTTTATTAGACGCCTGTATTCAGCAGAATGTGAAATATTTTATCTACACCAGCAGTGTAGAGGTAGTTGGGCCAAATGCAAGAGGTGATCCTATCTGTAATGGCGATGAAGATACGGTCTACCTTGGCAAGCTAAGATTTCAGTACAGCAGAACAAAATATGCAGCAGAACAATTAGTCCTGTCAACAAATGGATGCCTTCTACCTAATGGTGAGCAGATCATAACATGTGCCTTACGCCCCATGTTTATCTATGGAGAAAACTGCCGCTTTATGAAAAGCCACTTGGATGAAGCAATCATCAATGGAGATGTTCTGCAGAGAAACTCCAAGAAGCAAGCTCTTGTGAACCCAGTTTACGTTGGCAATGTAGCTTGGGCTCATGTTTTAGTGGCCAGAGCTATGAAAGACAAGGACAAGAAAAAAATTGTTTGTGGAAAGTTCTATTACATCACAGATGACACCCCACACATGAGCTACTCAGATTTTAACCATGAGTTGATGGGCCCACTTGGGTTTACAATTCCAGATAAGCTTAACATGCCTCTGCTGTTCATGTATGTCACAGCTTTCATACTGGAGATAGTGCAGTTTTTGCTAAAGCCATTTATCAGATATATTCCCAAAACAAACCGACACTTCATTACAATGCTCAACACAAAATTCACCTTTACTAGCCACAAAGCCCGCAACGATTTTGACTACATACCACGTTACAGTTGGGAGGTAGTTAAAAAGCAGACCACTGCCTGGTTGGCTTCAATTGTACAAGAACGGAGAGACAtcttaaataaaaaataa
- the LOC121290823 gene encoding 3 beta-hydroxysteroid dehydrogenase/Delta 5-->4-isomerase-like isoform X6 has translation MPAVGEIYLVTGGHGFLGQEVIKLLIEENRDLSEVRILDKVIQQNFIESLQGVIKLTVFKGDVRNKEILQKACQGLTCVIHTASVIDIWGYISNEELESINVEGTRLLLDACIQQNVKYFIYTSSVEVVGPNARGDPICNGDEDTVYLGKLRFQYSRTKYAAEQLVLSTNGCLLPNGEQIITCALRPMFIYGENCRFMKSHLDEAIINGDVLQRNSKKQALVNPVYVGNVAWAHVLVARAMKDKDKKKIVCGKFYYITDDTPHMSYSDFNHELMGPLGFTIPDKLNMPLLFMYVTAFILEIVQFLLKPFIRYIPKTNRHFITMLNTKFTFTSHKARNDFDYIPRYSWEVVKKQTTAWLASIVQERRDILNKK, from the exons ATGCCTGCTGTTGGAGAAATCTACCTCGTTACTGGAGGCCACGGATTTCTTGGACAAGAAGTCATAAAACTTCTGATTGAAGAAAATCGTGATCTCTCAGAAGTCAGGATATTGGACAAGGTGATACAACAAAACTTTATTGAAAGTTTGCAAGGTGT AATTAAACTGACGGTTTTCAAAGGAGATGTGAGAAATAAAGAGATCCTGCAGAAAGCCTGCCAAGGACTGACCTGTGTTATTCACACTGCTTCTGTGATTGATATCTGGGGTTACATCAGCAATGAAGAACTAGAATCTATCAACGTTGAAG GAACTCGTCTTTTATTAGACGCCTGTATTCAGCAGAATGTGAAATATTTTATCTACACCAGCAGTGTAGAGGTAGTTGGGCCAAATGCAAGAGGTGATCCTATCTGTAATGGCGATGAAGATACGGTCTACCTTGGCAAGCTAAGATTTCAGTACAGCAGAACAAAATATGCAGCAGAACAATTAGTCCTGTCAACAAATGGATGCCTTCTACCTAATGGTGAGCAGATCATAACATGTGCCTTACGCCCCATGTTTATCTATGGAGAAAACTGCCGCTTTATGAAAAGCCACTTGGATGAAGCAATCATCAATGGAGATGTTCTGCAGAGAAACTCCAAGAAGCAAGCTCTTGTGAACCCAGTTTACGTTGGCAATGTAGCTTGGGCTCATGTTTTAGTGGCCAGAGCTATGAAAGACAAGGACAAGAAAAAAATTGTTTGTGGAAAGTTCTATTACATCACAGATGACACCCCACACATGAGCTACTCAGATTTTAACCATGAGTTGATGGGCCCACTTGGGTTTACAATTCCAGATAAGCTTAACATGCCTCTGCTGTTCATGTATGTCACAGCTTTCATACTGGAGATAGTGCAGTTTTTGCTAAAGCCATTTATCAGATATATTCCCAAAACAAACCGACACTTCATTACAATGCTCAACACAAAATTCACCTTTACTAGCCACAAAGCCCGCAACGATTTTGACTACATACCACGTTACAGTTGGGAGGTAGTTAAAAAGCAGACCACTGCCTGGTTGGCTTCAATTGTACAAGAACGGAGAGACAtcttaaataaaaaataa
- the LOC121290823 gene encoding 3 beta-hydroxysteroid dehydrogenase/Delta 5-->4-isomerase-like isoform X2 produces MPAVGEIYLVTGGHGFLGQEVIKLLIEENRDLSEVRILDKVIQQNFIESLQGGRGRIKLTVFKGDVRNKEILQKACQGLTCVIHTASVIDIWGYISNEELESINVEGTRLLLDACIQQNVKYFIYTSSVEVVGPNARGDPICNGDEDTVYLGKLRFQYSRTKYAAEQLVLSTNGCLLPNGEQIITCALRPMFIYGENCRFMKSHLDEAIINGDVLQRNSKKQALVNPVYVGNVAWAHVLVARAMKDKDKKKIVCGKFYYITDDTPHMSYSDFNHELMGPLGFTIPDKLNMPLLFMYVTAFILEIVQFLLKPFIRYIPKTNRHFITMLNTKFTFTSHKARNDFDYIPRYSWEVVKKQTTAWLASIVQERRDILNKK; encoded by the exons ATGCCTGCTGTTGGAGAAATCTACCTCGTTACTGGAGGCCACGGATTTCTTGGACAAGAAGTCATAAAACTTCTGATTGAAGAAAATCGTGATCTCTCAGAAGTCAGGATATTGGACAAGGTGATACAACAAAACTTTATTGAAAGTTTGCAAG gagggagag GCAGAATTAAACTGACGGTTTTCAAAGGAGATGTGAGAAATAAAGAGATCCTGCAGAAAGCCTGCCAAGGACTGACCTGTGTTATTCACACTGCTTCTGTGATTGATATCTGGGGTTACATCAGCAATGAAGAACTAGAATCTATCAACGTTGAAG GAACTCGTCTTTTATTAGACGCCTGTATTCAGCAGAATGTGAAATATTTTATCTACACCAGCAGTGTAGAGGTAGTTGGGCCAAATGCAAGAGGTGATCCTATCTGTAATGGCGATGAAGATACGGTCTACCTTGGCAAGCTAAGATTTCAGTACAGCAGAACAAAATATGCAGCAGAACAATTAGTCCTGTCAACAAATGGATGCCTTCTACCTAATGGTGAGCAGATCATAACATGTGCCTTACGCCCCATGTTTATCTATGGAGAAAACTGCCGCTTTATGAAAAGCCACTTGGATGAAGCAATCATCAATGGAGATGTTCTGCAGAGAAACTCCAAGAAGCAAGCTCTTGTGAACCCAGTTTACGTTGGCAATGTAGCTTGGGCTCATGTTTTAGTGGCCAGAGCTATGAAAGACAAGGACAAGAAAAAAATTGTTTGTGGAAAGTTCTATTACATCACAGATGACACCCCACACATGAGCTACTCAGATTTTAACCATGAGTTGATGGGCCCACTTGGGTTTACAATTCCAGATAAGCTTAACATGCCTCTGCTGTTCATGTATGTCACAGCTTTCATACTGGAGATAGTGCAGTTTTTGCTAAAGCCATTTATCAGATATATTCCCAAAACAAACCGACACTTCATTACAATGCTCAACACAAAATTCACCTTTACTAGCCACAAAGCCCGCAACGATTTTGACTACATACCACGTTACAGTTGGGAGGTAGTTAAAAAGCAGACCACTGCCTGGTTGGCTTCAATTGTACAAGAACGGAGAGACAtcttaaataaaaaataa
- the LOC121290823 gene encoding 3 beta-hydroxysteroid dehydrogenase/Delta 5-->4-isomerase-like isoform X5, with the protein MPAVGEIYLVTGGHGFLGQEVIKLLIEENRDLSEVRILDKVIQQNFIESLQGRIKLTVFKGDVRNKEILQKACQGLTCVIHTASVIDIWGYISNEELESINVEGTRLLLDACIQQNVKYFIYTSSVEVVGPNARGDPICNGDEDTVYLGKLRFQYSRTKYAAEQLVLSTNGCLLPNGEQIITCALRPMFIYGENCRFMKSHLDEAIINGDVLQRNSKKQALVNPVYVGNVAWAHVLVARAMKDKDKKKIVCGKFYYITDDTPHMSYSDFNHELMGPLGFTIPDKLNMPLLFMYVTAFILEIVQFLLKPFIRYIPKTNRHFITMLNTKFTFTSHKARNDFDYIPRYSWEVVKKQTTAWLASIVQERRDILNKK; encoded by the exons ATGCCTGCTGTTGGAGAAATCTACCTCGTTACTGGAGGCCACGGATTTCTTGGACAAGAAGTCATAAAACTTCTGATTGAAGAAAATCGTGATCTCTCAGAAGTCAGGATATTGGACAAGGTGATACAACAAAACTTTATTGAAAGTTTGCAAG GCAGAATTAAACTGACGGTTTTCAAAGGAGATGTGAGAAATAAAGAGATCCTGCAGAAAGCCTGCCAAGGACTGACCTGTGTTATTCACACTGCTTCTGTGATTGATATCTGGGGTTACATCAGCAATGAAGAACTAGAATCTATCAACGTTGAAG GAACTCGTCTTTTATTAGACGCCTGTATTCAGCAGAATGTGAAATATTTTATCTACACCAGCAGTGTAGAGGTAGTTGGGCCAAATGCAAGAGGTGATCCTATCTGTAATGGCGATGAAGATACGGTCTACCTTGGCAAGCTAAGATTTCAGTACAGCAGAACAAAATATGCAGCAGAACAATTAGTCCTGTCAACAAATGGATGCCTTCTACCTAATGGTGAGCAGATCATAACATGTGCCTTACGCCCCATGTTTATCTATGGAGAAAACTGCCGCTTTATGAAAAGCCACTTGGATGAAGCAATCATCAATGGAGATGTTCTGCAGAGAAACTCCAAGAAGCAAGCTCTTGTGAACCCAGTTTACGTTGGCAATGTAGCTTGGGCTCATGTTTTAGTGGCCAGAGCTATGAAAGACAAGGACAAGAAAAAAATTGTTTGTGGAAAGTTCTATTACATCACAGATGACACCCCACACATGAGCTACTCAGATTTTAACCATGAGTTGATGGGCCCACTTGGGTTTACAATTCCAGATAAGCTTAACATGCCTCTGCTGTTCATGTATGTCACAGCTTTCATACTGGAGATAGTGCAGTTTTTGCTAAAGCCATTTATCAGATATATTCCCAAAACAAACCGACACTTCATTACAATGCTCAACACAAAATTCACCTTTACTAGCCACAAAGCCCGCAACGATTTTGACTACATACCACGTTACAGTTGGGAGGTAGTTAAAAAGCAGACCACTGCCTGGTTGGCTTCAATTGTACAAGAACGGAGAGACAtcttaaataaaaaataa